The following are encoded together in the Tatumella ptyseos genome:
- the pepD gene encoding beta-Ala-His dipeptidase — MSELSQLSPQPLWDFFAKICSIPHPSYHEEALASYIVEWAKTQQFWCERDTAGNILIRKPATAGMENRKPVALQAHLDMVPQKNNATEHDFARDPIQPWVDGEWLKARGTTLGADNGIGMASALAVLADKTVEHGPLEVLLTMTEEAGMEGAFGLQPNWLQADILINTDSEEEGEVYMGCAGGIDFLSELPISRRDTPAHYLTLEISLKGLRGGHSGADIHLGLGNATKLLARFFAESRHKLDLQLIDFKGGNLRNAIPREANAVVAVAPEQEATLQQTLQDYLLILQNEVAPKDKNITLSAQAISHTGQPLDTESQDRFINLLNVTPNGVIRNSDVAPGVVETSLNIGIVTLEETQAKIYCLIRSLIDSGKEYVVSMLHSLGALAGAKTEASGSYPGWQPDANSAIMALTREIYLDLFGKKPNIQVIHAGLECGLFREPYPHLDMVSIGPTITGPHSPDEQVHIGSVGLYWQLLTALLKAVPTK, encoded by the coding sequence GTGTCTGAACTGTCTCAACTGTCACCGCAACCCTTATGGGACTTCTTTGCCAAAATCTGTTCTATCCCACATCCTTCTTATCATGAAGAAGCATTAGCCTCGTATATTGTTGAGTGGGCTAAAACACAGCAATTTTGGTGTGAGCGGGATACTGCCGGGAATATTCTAATCCGTAAGCCTGCAACCGCGGGGATGGAAAACCGTAAGCCTGTCGCCCTACAAGCTCACCTCGATATGGTGCCACAGAAGAATAATGCGACCGAACATGACTTTGCGCGAGATCCAATTCAACCTTGGGTGGATGGTGAATGGCTGAAGGCTCGCGGAACAACACTTGGCGCTGATAACGGTATTGGTATGGCTTCTGCACTCGCTGTTCTCGCCGATAAAACGGTTGAACACGGTCCTCTTGAAGTCCTGCTGACGATGACCGAGGAAGCGGGGATGGAAGGCGCATTTGGCTTACAACCCAACTGGCTACAGGCCGATATATTGATCAATACCGACTCGGAAGAGGAAGGTGAAGTCTATATGGGCTGTGCAGGGGGAATTGATTTCCTCTCTGAGCTGCCGATAAGCCGCCGCGATACTCCTGCTCACTATCTGACTTTAGAGATTAGCCTCAAAGGGCTACGGGGTGGTCACTCTGGAGCCGATATTCATCTTGGGTTAGGTAACGCCACTAAACTATTGGCTCGTTTCTTTGCCGAATCTCGCCATAAACTCGACCTGCAGTTGATCGATTTTAAAGGCGGTAACTTACGTAATGCTATTCCTCGAGAAGCGAATGCAGTTGTCGCCGTTGCGCCTGAGCAGGAAGCGACTCTTCAACAGACACTGCAAGATTATTTATTGATCTTACAAAACGAAGTCGCGCCAAAAGATAAAAATATCACCTTAAGCGCACAAGCAATCTCACATACTGGTCAGCCATTAGACACCGAAAGCCAAGATCGATTTATTAATTTACTGAATGTGACCCCTAATGGCGTAATCCGTAACTCAGATGTTGCGCCAGGTGTGGTCGAGACATCGTTAAATATCGGTATTGTAACGCTCGAAGAAACCCAAGCAAAAATCTACTGTTTAATTCGCTCGCTTATTGATAGTGGGAAAGAGTATGTCGTCTCAATGTTACATTCTTTGGGCGCATTAGCCGGTGCGAAAACTGAGGCGTCGGGGAGCTATCCTGGCTGGCAGCCTGATGCTAATTCAGCCATCATGGCGCTAACTCGTGAAATTTATTTGGACCTTTTTGGTAAGAAGCCTAACATTCAAGTTATCCACGCTGGTCTTGAGTGCGGTTTATTCCGTGAACCATATCCACATTTAGATATGGTCTCCATTGGCCCAACGATCACTGGCCCGCATTCACCCGATGAACAAGTGCATATTGGAAGCGTTGGGCTTTACTGGCAGCTTCTGACCGCCTTATTAAAAGCAGTCCCTACAAAATAA
- the proB gene encoding glutamate 5-kinase: MSGSQTLVVKLGTSVLTGGSRQLNRARMVEIVRQCAQAMNDGHRIVVVTSGAIAAGREHLNYPELPPTIASKQLLAAVGQCRLIQLWEQLFAIYGIHIGQMLITRADMEDRERFLNARDMLHALLDQRIVPVINENDAVATAEIKVGDNDNLSALAAILSDADKLLLLTDQQGLFTADPRYDPEATLIEDVYQIDDSLKMMAGGSVSGLGTGGMATKLQAAEVACRAGIDVIIAPGDQPIVIQRLLQGEKAGTLFHAQEHRLESRKHWIFGAPPAGSAVIDAGALTALLERGSSLLPKGIIEITGNFSRGEVIAIRDPQGNDIAHGVSRYNSDALRMIAGKHSQSISEILGYEYGAVAVHRDDMIVG; encoded by the coding sequence ATGAGTGGCAGTCAGACCTTAGTGGTCAAATTAGGGACCAGTGTACTCACTGGTGGGTCGCGTCAGCTGAATCGTGCAAGAATGGTAGAGATTGTGCGGCAATGTGCACAAGCCATGAATGACGGTCATCGCATTGTGGTCGTAACCTCTGGTGCTATCGCAGCAGGTAGAGAGCATCTGAATTATCCCGAACTGCCTCCCACCATTGCGTCAAAACAACTCCTCGCAGCGGTAGGTCAGTGCCGTCTGATCCAGTTGTGGGAACAGTTATTCGCCATTTATGGTATCCATATCGGCCAAATGCTTATTACCCGCGCGGATATGGAAGATAGAGAGCGTTTTCTTAATGCTCGCGATATGCTGCATGCACTATTAGATCAGCGTATCGTCCCAGTTATTAACGAGAATGATGCCGTGGCTACGGCAGAAATCAAAGTGGGGGACAATGACAACCTGTCCGCGCTTGCGGCAATACTTTCCGACGCTGATAAGCTGTTGTTGTTGACCGATCAACAAGGCCTTTTTACCGCCGACCCTCGTTATGATCCTGAGGCAACATTGATCGAGGATGTTTATCAGATCGACGATTCCTTAAAAATGATGGCAGGTGGAAGTGTTTCTGGATTAGGAACTGGGGGGATGGCGACCAAATTACAGGCAGCAGAAGTGGCATGTCGGGCGGGTATTGATGTCATTATCGCTCCAGGCGACCAACCTATTGTGATTCAAAGATTATTGCAAGGTGAAAAAGCGGGAACCTTGTTCCATGCGCAAGAACATCGTCTGGAAAGTCGTAAGCATTGGATTTTTGGTGCACCACCCGCAGGCTCGGCAGTCATTGATGCCGGTGCGTTAACCGCACTACTCGAACGGGGTAGCTCATTACTGCCGAAAGGGATTATAGAGATTACTGGTAATTTTTCTCGTGGTGAAGTTATCGCGATTCGCGATCCCCAAGGCAATGATATCGCTCACGGCGTTTCGCGCTATAACAGCGATGCGTTACGCATGATTGCCGGGAAACATAGCCAATCTATCAGTGAAATACTAGGCTATGAGTATGGTGCTGTGGCCGTACATCGTGATGATATGATTGTAGGATAA
- the tyrA gene encoding bifunctional chorismate mutase/prephenate dehydrogenase, which produces MVAELNALRDKIDETDKALLALLAQRMQLVAEVGEVKSQHGLPIYVPEREASMLASRRAEAEAVGIPADLIEDVLRRVMRESYASENDKGFKTLNPAMRPIVIVGGKGKMGRLFERMLTLSGYQVRLLDKEEWSQAASLVSDAGMVIVSVPIHLTEQVIQQLPPLPDDCILVDLCSVKKAPLQAMMAAHHGPVLGLHPMFGPDSGSLAKQVVVWCDGRSPEAYQWFLQQIEVWGARLHAATADEHDQNMAFIQALRHFATFAYGLHLSEENVDLKQLLALSSPIYRLELAMVGRLFAQDAQLYADIIMSSPNNIALIKRYYTRFGEALAQLERGDKASFIKSFAGVQTWFGDYAKTFMTESRSLLRSANDNRK; this is translated from the coding sequence ATGGTTGCAGAACTGAATGCACTACGCGATAAAATCGATGAAACAGACAAGGCTTTGCTAGCTTTACTTGCACAACGTATGCAGTTAGTGGCGGAAGTCGGAGAAGTGAAAAGCCAGCACGGACTGCCGATCTATGTGCCAGAGCGTGAGGCCTCCATGTTGGCTTCACGTCGTGCGGAGGCTGAGGCGGTTGGAATCCCCGCCGATTTAATCGAAGATGTATTGCGTAGAGTGATGCGTGAGTCTTATGCCAGTGAAAATGATAAAGGGTTTAAGACGCTCAATCCAGCCATGCGACCTATCGTTATTGTTGGGGGCAAAGGAAAAATGGGGCGCTTGTTCGAGCGTATGTTAACGCTCTCAGGTTATCAAGTCCGTCTACTCGACAAGGAAGAGTGGAGCCAAGCGGCTTCTTTAGTCAGTGATGCGGGAATGGTGATCGTTAGTGTTCCTATTCACCTAACTGAGCAAGTTATTCAACAACTCCCGCCCTTACCGGACGATTGTATCTTAGTTGACTTGTGCTCAGTTAAAAAGGCCCCCCTACAAGCCATGATGGCAGCTCATCACGGACCAGTATTGGGCTTGCACCCTATGTTCGGACCTGATAGTGGTAGCTTGGCGAAACAAGTCGTGGTCTGGTGTGATGGCCGTTCTCCTGAAGCTTATCAGTGGTTTCTCCAGCAGATCGAGGTCTGGGGGGCAAGGTTGCATGCTGCTACGGCTGACGAGCATGACCAAAATATGGCTTTCATTCAGGCACTCAGACACTTTGCAACTTTTGCCTATGGGTTACATCTGTCAGAAGAGAATGTCGATCTCAAACAATTATTGGCACTTTCTTCACCAATTTACCGCTTGGAATTGGCAATGGTGGGACGCCTGTTTGCTCAAGATGCACAGTTATATGCTGATATTATAATGTCCTCACCTAATAATATTGCCTTAATTAAGCGTTATTACACGCGATTTGGCGAGGCTTTGGCGCAGCTCGAACGTGGCGATAAAGCCTCTTTTATCAAGAGCTTTGCTGGGGTACAAACGTGGTTTGGCGATTACGCTAAGACATTTATGACTGAAAGTCGTTCTTTACTCAGGTCAGCGAACGACAATCGAAAGTAA
- the raiA gene encoding ribosome-associated translation inhibitor RaiA, producing the protein MMINITSKQMDITPAIRSHIEERFAKLEKWQTQLINPHVVLSKEPKEFVADATLNTPNGTLVATAKHDDMYVAVNELISKLERQLNKVQHKAEARRANGSVKDIIPAES; encoded by the coding sequence ATGATGATCAACATCACCAGTAAGCAAATGGATATTACCCCGGCAATCCGTAGTCATATCGAGGAGCGGTTTGCAAAGCTTGAAAAGTGGCAGACTCAACTGATTAATCCTCACGTGGTCCTCTCTAAAGAGCCTAAAGAGTTCGTTGCCGACGCGACACTCAATACGCCTAACGGCACCCTTGTTGCCACCGCGAAACATGATGATATGTATGTGGCCGTCAACGAGCTTATCTCTAAACTCGAACGTCAACTCAACAAGGTCCAGCACAAAGCAGAAGCGCGACGTGCCAATGGCAGCGTTAAAGATATCATTCCCGCAGAATCCTAA
- the proA gene encoding glutamate-5-semialdehyde dehydrogenase: protein MNIEFMGQRAKAAAYQLATLTAAEKNQLLMTIADQLNAHAKDILAANQLDVADAVQQGLSAALIDRLTLTVERLADIANDVRKVCQLADPIGQVIDGGQLESGLKIERRRVPLGVVAIIYEARPNVTIDVATLCLKTGNAAILRGGKETYRTNSQTVKVIRKALIQHGLPIDAVQAIDDPDRQWVTQLLKLDKYVDMLIPRGGASLHKLCREHSTIPVITGGIGVCHLYVDETMESEQALDVIVNAKKQRPSACNSLETLLIHHDQLDRFLPKFVARMAQESITLHVDPQLSSHSALENKGYAQATEASYRDEWLSLDLNIKAVEGLYAAVEHIREYGTQHSDGILTKSYQNAQEFVNQVDSAAVYVNASTRFTDGGQFGLGAEVAVSTQKLHARGPMGLEALTTYKWICWGENTLRG, encoded by the coding sequence ATGAATATAGAATTTATGGGGCAGCGTGCTAAGGCTGCTGCTTACCAACTCGCCACATTGACCGCGGCAGAAAAAAATCAGTTATTGATGACGATTGCTGATCAATTAAATGCTCACGCTAAGGATATTTTAGCCGCAAACCAATTGGATGTGGCTGATGCTGTTCAACAAGGCCTCTCGGCTGCGCTAATTGACCGCTTAACACTTACCGTCGAAAGATTAGCGGATATCGCCAATGATGTGCGTAAAGTCTGTCAGCTGGCTGACCCTATTGGTCAAGTGATCGATGGTGGACAATTAGAGAGTGGTTTGAAAATTGAGCGACGTCGAGTTCCATTAGGCGTCGTGGCGATTATTTACGAAGCTCGCCCAAATGTGACCATCGACGTGGCAACACTATGCTTAAAGACAGGTAATGCAGCAATTCTGCGTGGTGGAAAAGAGACCTATCGCACTAACTCGCAGACTGTGAAGGTTATTCGCAAAGCGTTAATCCAGCATGGCCTACCAATCGATGCCGTTCAAGCGATTGATGACCCTGACCGCCAATGGGTCACACAATTACTGAAGTTGGATAAGTATGTCGATATGTTGATTCCGCGTGGCGGCGCCAGCTTGCATAAACTGTGTCGTGAGCACTCGACTATTCCTGTGATCACCGGGGGTATTGGTGTTTGTCACCTCTATGTCGATGAAACAATGGAGTCTGAGCAAGCGCTTGATGTGATCGTTAATGCTAAAAAACAACGCCCAAGCGCTTGTAACTCTCTAGAAACACTATTAATTCACCATGATCAGCTAGACCGATTCTTACCCAAATTTGTAGCACGTATGGCACAGGAGTCGATTACTCTTCACGTCGACCCACAATTATCATCCCATTCAGCGCTAGAGAATAAAGGCTATGCGCAAGCCACCGAAGCCTCTTACCGAGATGAATGGCTGTCTCTGGATCTCAATATCAAAGCGGTAGAAGGCTTATACGCAGCGGTTGAACATATCCGTGAGTACGGTACGCAACATTCAGACGGTATTTTGACTAAAAGTTATCAAAATGCTCAGGAATTCGTAAATCAAGTCGACTCGGCTGCGGTATACGTGAATGCTAGTACTCGTTTTACCGATGGCGGTCAATTTGGCTTGGGGGCTGAAGTGGCAGTGAGTACCCAGAAATTACACGCGCGGGGGCCAATGGGATTAGAAGCATTAACTACCTATAAGTGGATCTGTTGGGGAGAAAATACTTTACGGGGATAG
- a CDS encoding RcnB family protein, which produces MRKRPLVLAMVCLTLNPMVMAYAHDHHHDDWDRHGHSGPRWHEHHDWRDDHRDHGRYSDHRPGYDRRDFFYDGHHFRPGGRFPHQYYQNRYWVNDWHRHGLGSPPPGHRWANINGNYVLIAVATGVITSLILNN; this is translated from the coding sequence ATGCGTAAAAGACCTCTAGTGTTAGCGATGGTATGCTTAACCTTAAACCCGATGGTAATGGCCTATGCTCATGATCACCATCATGATGATTGGGACCGCCATGGTCATTCTGGACCACGTTGGCACGAACATCACGATTGGCGCGACGACCATCGCGATCATGGTAGGTACTCTGATCATCGACCAGGTTATGATAGAAGAGATTTCTTCTATGATGGCCATCACTTTAGACCAGGTGGACGATTCCCTCATCAATACTATCAAAACCGGTATTGGGTGAACGACTGGCACCGGCATGGACTAGGTTCACCACCGCCAGGACATCGTTGGGCGAACATTAACGGTAATTACGTACTGATTGCTGTTGCCACTGGGGTGATCACTTCACTTATCCTCAACAATTAA
- the pheA gene encoding bifunctional chorismate mutase/prephenate dehydratase, which yields MTPYASLDELRHDISDLDSRLLTLLAKRRELAVAVGNYKLQTQRPVRDVVREKQLLEKLIEQGKTLSLDSHYITRLFQLVIEDSVLIQQALLQKALNDSQQQAVRVAFLGPKGSYSHLAARSYASHHFDQMIEVGCSKFQDIVNQVEKGLADYAVLPLENTSSGSINDVYDLLQNTGLHIVGEMTLPINHCLLVSGETSLAAITTVYSHPQPFQQCSQYLTHYPHWKINYTESTAAAMETVASLNDPSVAALGSEAGGQLYQLQAIDRQLANQSQNITRFIILARKPVKVSKQVPAKTTLLMATGQQAGALVDALLVLRQHDIVMTKLESRPINGNPWEEMFYIDVQANSSDPSMQSALQQLTELTRYLKVLGCYPSETVTAVTP from the coding sequence ATGACCCCTTATGCTTCGCTTGACGAATTGCGGCATGATATTAGTGATCTGGATAGCCGTTTACTCACTTTACTCGCTAAACGTCGTGAGCTTGCCGTTGCAGTGGGCAACTATAAGTTACAAACCCAACGTCCAGTACGCGATGTGGTTCGTGAAAAGCAACTTCTGGAAAAACTGATCGAGCAAGGTAAAACGCTCTCTCTCGATAGTCACTATATTACGCGTCTATTTCAGCTGGTTATTGAAGACTCGGTCCTGATCCAACAAGCTTTACTGCAAAAAGCACTCAACGATTCTCAGCAACAAGCCGTTCGTGTCGCGTTCTTAGGACCTAAAGGCTCTTATTCTCACCTTGCCGCACGAAGCTACGCCTCACATCATTTCGATCAAATGATTGAGGTTGGCTGCAGTAAATTCCAAGATATTGTTAATCAAGTAGAAAAGGGATTGGCTGATTATGCTGTGCTCCCCCTTGAGAATACCAGTTCAGGTTCAATTAATGATGTCTACGACTTACTTCAAAACACTGGCCTACATATTGTTGGAGAGATGACCTTACCGATCAATCACTGTTTGTTAGTGTCGGGGGAAACTTCTCTTGCGGCAATCACTACCGTCTATAGCCATCCTCAACCTTTTCAACAATGCAGCCAATACTTAACTCACTATCCACATTGGAAAATTAACTATACTGAAAGTACTGCAGCGGCAATGGAAACCGTGGCGAGCTTGAACGATCCTTCTGTCGCTGCACTCGGTAGTGAAGCCGGTGGCCAACTCTATCAACTTCAAGCAATAGATCGCCAACTCGCTAACCAGTCACAAAACATAACCCGTTTTATAATCCTAGCGCGTAAACCGGTGAAAGTATCAAAACAAGTCCCAGCGAAAACCACTTTATTAATGGCAACCGGACAGCAAGCTGGTGCGTTGGTCGATGCACTATTGGTCCTCAGACAACATGATATTGTGATGACTAAACTTGAGTCCCGCCCTATTAACGGTAATCCTTGGGAAGAAATGTTTTATATCGACGTACAAGCCAATAGCAGTGACCCCTCTATGCAGTCTGCCCTACAGCAGCTTACTGAACTTACTCGCTACTTGAAGGTGCTGGGTTGTTATCCCAGCGAGACAGTTACCGCCGTGACACCATAA
- a CDS encoding alpha/beta hydrolase gives MTYGIRRWVTLLFLPLFAQASVEKIMLWPMGSEQIRPGPSEVVSTKGKVTQVNAPFLRLYSPKRFNGKTVLIAAGGGYQRIEQTKEALPAAHFLTQHGFRAYILTYRLPNAHWPAGKDVAMVDVQQALTLIHKGNPHLSVLGFSAGAHLLALAINRPAAHKVPLSVEGVALIYPIISVEPPLDHSATHRVLAGHHATRQEEKKWSVQYAIHDFSPPLFVVESEDDPIAPPQNGVLLHQAAGQHHVPMTWIRYTTGGHGFGLGRKGMPDSAWPQHYLTWLKQLPVHN, from the coding sequence GTGACTTACGGTATTCGCAGGTGGGTGACGTTACTCTTTCTGCCCCTTTTCGCCCAAGCCTCTGTTGAGAAAATCATGCTTTGGCCCATGGGTAGTGAGCAAATCCGTCCAGGTCCGAGCGAGGTGGTTTCAACAAAAGGTAAAGTCACTCAAGTCAACGCGCCATTTTTACGTCTCTATTCTCCCAAGCGCTTTAACGGCAAAACCGTACTCATCGCGGCGGGTGGAGGTTACCAGAGAATCGAGCAAACTAAAGAGGCGTTACCTGCCGCCCACTTCCTGACTCAACATGGATTTCGGGCTTATATCCTGACTTACCGATTACCCAACGCACACTGGCCGGCGGGAAAAGATGTCGCAATGGTCGATGTTCAACAAGCGTTGACGCTTATACATAAAGGTAATCCTCATCTCAGCGTACTCGGCTTTTCAGCCGGCGCCCATTTACTTGCTCTAGCCATTAATCGTCCAGCAGCGCATAAAGTCCCCTTATCGGTTGAGGGTGTGGCGTTAATCTACCCAATTATCTCTGTTGAACCTCCCCTCGATCACAGTGCGACGCATCGGGTCCTTGCTGGGCATCATGCGACACGCCAAGAAGAAAAAAAATGGTCGGTACAATATGCTATCCATGATTTTTCTCCCCCTTTATTCGTTGTCGAAAGCGAAGATGACCCTATTGCGCCGCCTCAGAATGGTGTTTTACTTCATCAGGCAGCGGGTCAACATCATGTTCCTATGACATGGATACGCTACACAACGGGAGGCCATGGTTTTGGATTAGGACGAAAAGGCATGCCCGACTCCGCTTGGCCACAACACTACCTTACTTGGCTCAAGCAGCTGCCAGTTCATAATTGA
- a CDS encoding 3-deoxy-7-phosphoheptulonate synthase, whose amino-acid sequence MQKDALNNVHITDESVMMTPAELKALFPLTAEQQQQIQDSRQTIANIIAGRDPRLLVVCGPCSIHDPQAALEYAARYKKLAAEVSDSLYLVMRVYFEKPRTTVGWKGLINDPHMDGSFDIEQGLKLARQLLVELVSMGLPLATEALDPNSPQFLGDLFSWSAIGARTTESQTHREMASGLSMPVGFKNGTDGSLGTAINAMRAAAMPHRFVGINQQGQVCLLQTQGNEDGHVILRGGKTPNYHPEDIAQCESEMTKAGLRPSLMIDCSHGNSNKDYRRQTVVAESVLQQLQAGNRSITGIMLESHLFEGSQSSDLPRAEMQYGVSVTDACINWQTTEQLLKKLANAMNAMITSSTVEG is encoded by the coding sequence ATGCAAAAAGATGCCTTAAATAATGTTCATATCACGGATGAGTCAGTAATGATGACCCCGGCAGAATTGAAAGCACTGTTTCCACTGACTGCGGAACAGCAGCAGCAGATCCAAGATTCCCGCCAAACTATCGCTAATATCATCGCTGGCCGAGACCCTCGTCTATTGGTCGTCTGCGGACCATGTTCTATCCATGATCCGCAAGCGGCATTAGAGTATGCAGCGCGCTACAAAAAATTAGCCGCAGAAGTGAGCGATTCTCTTTATTTGGTGATGCGCGTTTATTTTGAGAAACCTCGCACTACCGTAGGGTGGAAGGGATTGATTAATGATCCTCATATGGATGGATCATTTGATATTGAGCAAGGATTAAAACTCGCGCGTCAATTATTGGTCGAGTTGGTGTCTATGGGTCTACCTTTGGCAACAGAGGCTTTAGATCCTAATTCGCCACAGTTCCTCGGTGATCTGTTTAGCTGGTCAGCCATTGGTGCAAGGACGACTGAATCGCAAACACATCGTGAAATGGCGTCGGGTCTGTCTATGCCTGTTGGATTTAAAAACGGTACCGATGGTAGCTTGGGAACGGCAATTAATGCTATGCGTGCCGCTGCAATGCCACACCGTTTTGTGGGAATCAATCAACAAGGTCAGGTATGCCTATTACAGACTCAGGGCAATGAGGACGGCCATGTTATTTTACGAGGAGGTAAGACGCCAAATTATCATCCGGAAGATATTGCTCAGTGTGAGTCTGAAATGACCAAGGCAGGATTACGCCCTTCTTTAATGATTGATTGTAGCCACGGAAACTCGAATAAGGATTATCGTCGCCAAACGGTAGTGGCGGAAAGCGTATTACAGCAGTTACAAGCTGGAAACCGCTCTATAACTGGAATTATGTTAGAGAGTCACTTATTTGAAGGGAGTCAATCATCCGACTTACCTCGTGCTGAGATGCAATATGGCGTCTCAGTGACAGATGCCTGCATTAACTGGCAAACCACCGAGCAATTATTAAAGAAACTTGCGAATGCAATGAATGCTATGATCACCTCAAGTACAGTGGAAGGGTAG
- the gpt gene encoding xanthine phosphoribosyltransferase encodes MSQKYVVTWDMLQIHARQLAEKLLPVEQWKGIIAVSRGGLVPAALLARELGIRHVDTVCISSYDHDHQREMKILKRAEGDGEGFIVIDDLVDTGGTAKVVREMYHKARFVTIFAKPAGRPLVDDYVVDIPQDTWIEQPWDMGITFIPPLVKG; translated from the coding sequence ATGAGTCAAAAATACGTAGTTACTTGGGATATGTTGCAAATTCACGCCCGTCAGTTGGCTGAGAAATTACTGCCAGTTGAACAGTGGAAAGGCATCATCGCGGTAAGCCGTGGTGGATTAGTTCCTGCGGCCTTATTAGCACGTGAACTGGGTATTCGCCACGTCGATACAGTTTGCATCTCAAGCTACGACCATGACCATCAACGTGAAATGAAAATTTTAAAACGTGCAGAAGGCGATGGTGAAGGATTTATTGTTATTGACGACTTAGTCGACACAGGCGGTACTGCGAAAGTTGTTCGTGAAATGTACCACAAGGCGCGTTTTGTGACGATTTTTGCTAAGCCAGCCGGTCGCCCATTAGTCGATGATTATGTCGTTGATATTCCACAAGATACCTGGATTGAACAACCTTGGGATATGGGGATTACCTTTATTCCACCGTTAGTTAAAGGTTGA
- the crl gene encoding sigma factor-binding protein Crl, which yields MVLPGGHFRGRYIVKFNELGPYLREEQCQENRFFFDCLAVCTNIKPAPEKREFWGWWLVLEAQETHFDYRFDFGLYDKAGQWVPVDIKREVDRQEAEASLQKFFPRLEALMNELNAPLIPASDFEPSLSI from the coding sequence ATGGTATTACCCGGAGGCCACTTCAGAGGCCGTTACATCGTAAAATTTAATGAGCTAGGTCCCTACCTGCGTGAAGAACAGTGTCAAGAGAACCGCTTCTTTTTTGATTGTTTAGCTGTTTGTACCAATATTAAACCGGCACCAGAGAAGAGAGAGTTCTGGGGGTGGTGGTTGGTATTGGAAGCTCAAGAAACCCACTTCGATTATCGTTTTGACTTTGGTTTATATGATAAGGCGGGCCAATGGGTTCCCGTGGATATCAAACGCGAAGTCGATCGACAAGAAGCAGAAGCCAGCCTTCAAAAGTTCTTTCCACGCTTAGAGGCATTGATGAACGAATTGAATGCCCCGCTAATCCCTGCGAGTGACTTCGAACCTTCACTGTCGATTTAA